DNA sequence from the Moorena sp. SIOASIH genome:
GACACACCAAAGGGCAAGAATTAACAGAACAACGATTTTGCTCATACCAGTTAAACCTGTCAGCAAGCAAGTAGTTATATTGATGACGTAACAAATCAAGCCATTTTTCTACTTCCGCTTCCTGTGCTTTTGTCAACCTTAGTCGATACTGGTAAGCTAATCTCATTGTTGCCATATCCTGTTTTTCGACCTATTATTAGGATAACATGCGTTGCAACAAGTGTCAAGTCAAAAATGAAAGATCAAAGATTTGTAATCAGGATGACTAGCTTTGAAAAACGGCAATTAAAACAGGAGGCCGATCGCAGAGGAATGACTCCATCCGAATTGCTCAGAAGCTTGATAGCTCGTTTCCCCATCCCGGAAGACCCTGTGCAAAATTCATCCCACACTCATGCTGCGCATTGAGGTGTGGGGCTTCTTTTGCTAGACAGCTAAATCAAAAATAATAATAAATTTCGCATCGGGCATCAGTCGTTTCAGTGCCCGCAAGTGACCTTCGGCATCCGACCGCTTGCGGAACCGAGCCACAATCACTCGTTGCATCTTGGGCAATAGGCGGACTATCACCCACGGATGAAGGCGTTCAGAAGTTACGGTCGATGTCCCCTATTACGGGGAGCAATTAAACTAAGTCAGTGAGTCACCCCACTGACTCGTCTTCAAAACCGTACGTGACACTTTCGCATCATACGGCTCCTCATCATAGGAACCATTGTCGCTGGTACCTCTAAAACGGGTTTTCATCTAACTCTAAGGCGTTGACTTTTTTCCCGTGTTTGGCATCGTGGCAGGTTAGGTGTAGTAATTCCAGATTTTCATCGAAGTTATTTCCACCCAGTGCGCGTGGTAGTATGTGATGCATTTCCATTGAATCCCCAGGTCTGAAGGTAAGACCACAATGAGCGCATTTCCCTTTTTGCTTTCTCAAAAGCCTTCCCGATTGAGCTGGCATTTCAGGATGTTCTCTCATTCTGGTGCTCCAATAGATTAGGTCTCCATCGTAGGGACTTCTGGTATCTTGGATTTTTTTATGCCTTATTATTTCAGTTTTGGCATGTTTTGGGAGGTAATTATCCTCATCTGCCATGAATATCCAATTATCCTCTCCGATGGTTCCCCAATATTTCTTGTTTACCCAGGTTTTGGTTTTCTTTGGGTGTCTTCTATATCCCCATCTTTGGAGTTTGTTCCAGAGCATGTAACCTAAATCTTGGAAGGTTTCTTTGCTACAGACTCCTCTGTAGTAGTTGCACCATCCGCGTATAATAGGTTTGAGGTGTTTGATTAAAGCCTCTTGAGGAGCGGCTTTATGTCTGTCGATGACTTTTGAAAGCCGCTCGAAATGTTCTAGAATTGCATCCTTAGATGGTTTGATGATGGTTTTAAAGCCTTGTTTAGAGTGGTTTTTACCTACTTTGTACTGACGGATATTAAATCCAAGGAATTCAAATCCGTTAAAGGTATAGGTCATTTGGGTTTTGCTAGGCTTTAATTCCAGACCCATGTCATGTAGCCAATTATTGATGACTTCAAGGCATTCTTCTACCACTTTTTGGTCTTGGTGTAGGATGACAAAATCGTCGGCATATCTGATTAGAGCTAGTCCCTTTTTATAGTGGGTTTTCTTGCCTTTTACAGAATTTGCGTAATCCCATATGGCCTGTTCCATTCCGTGGAGGGCTATATTCGCTAAAAGTGGAGAGATAACTCCACCCTGAGGGGTGCCCTCATCTGTAGGTGAGAATGTCCCACTATCCATCACACCGGCTTTTAGCCAGGACTTTATTAAGCGTCTCATGGATGGATAGGTATTCAGTTTAGTTAGAAGTGCATTGTGATTGATTTTATCGAAGCATTTGGCTATGTCAGCATCAAGTACCCATTTAGGCTTTTGTTTGATGCTATTGAATATTGCTTCGATGGCATCATGACATGAACGTCCTGGTCTGAACCCATAGGAGTTGGGTTCAAATTTTGCTTCCCATTCAGGTTCTAATGCCTGTTTGGCAAGTGCCTGGAGAGCGCGGTCATACATGGTTGGGATACCCAATGGTCGCTTTTCCTTCCGTCCAGGTTTAGGAATCCATACCCTTCTGGTTGGTTGGGCTTTCTTAGAAACTTTTAGGTTGGAGACTAAAGTAAGCCGTTGTTTTGGTGTTAATGATTTGACCCCATCTACTCCAGCAGTCTTCTTCCCTTTGTTCTCCTGGGTTACCCGTCTGACCGCAATCATCTTGGCCGACCAGGACTTTATCAGAGTCTTTTGCAACTTTCTTACCACGCGGACATCACCACGGTTCGAGGCTTGATATATTCGTTTTTGCAACTTAAAGACAGTCTTTTCTAGCTTCCGCCAGTTGACTTTCTTCCATTCCGACTGTGGGGCGAACCCCCGAGTTTTAGACATTTTCATTGCTACTTACAACTAGATCTTTTCCTATAACGTGAGTCCGTCAGCATATCCTGGGCATTACCCTAGGCTTTGGCAAATGAGCTCAATCTTGCCCTCATATGACATGCGGCTAACTACCTACTCAGTAATCGACCTTACTGAGAGTACATATGAGAGTTATTTCGTTCCTGATAACCATTCTTTGAACTTTTAGGGTGGTACTTTTCACCGGGAACTGTTTGGGAAATCCATTACAAAGGGGAGGAACTTTGTAATCCTAATTCCGTTGAGTTTTTCTCCGTAGCGTGTCAAACCTTTTTTCGCTACATTTCTGTGACGATGATTCAAACGTACCTTTCTCTCGTACCCATGAGTTCTTTGCCTATTGTTGACACCGGTCAGGTTAAGGGTGTTCCAATATTCGACCCTTGCATTAACCCATAGGTTTGTTAGTTCCTATGAATCAGGGTAGGGCTGTCACTCGGATTTCATGAGGGATGGTTTTTCACCACCATGGTTATCAAGTTGTCAGGGTTCATTGAACCAAGCAGCTAATCCCCCAAAACCCTTGTAGGGTAAAGGTTTCTAGCTAACGAATCGCACCCTCCGATTCAGAACCGTGCGTGAAGCTTTCGCCTCACACGGCTCCTAGGTATCCTCTCCCTTCGGAGTGCAAAGAGTGTATCTGTTGGTGGCAGCTTTGATGAACTGCTAAAAGGTTGTTCTTAGACCAATTGTCGTGGTTTCCATCAATGTGATGAAGATGTACATCTTCGTCTTCGAGGAACCTCAACCCACAGAATCCACAGGAATGGTTTTGCCTTTTCAATGCGTCGGAAGTATTATCGGAGTATAGGCGTGAATTCCTTTGACTCCAATATACTAAGTCACCGTCATAGGGTGACTTAGTACCCTTCACACTCACGTGTTGGTTTTGTTTGTATCCTACCTTTGGAAAACCCTTTTTACATAGTTCATTAGCTCTATACCGACTTACTTTCTTTTCCTTTCGGAACTTTCGGTGGGCAGTGTTGTTCATGAACCAGAGTGAATCCCGACTGCTGCTCATATCGCAGCTTGAATGGTAGTTTCTCCATCCGCGAACTATAGGGGCTAGCTTCGTTGCTTTTATTTCGGCACCATAATTCGAGTTGTTGACTATGGCTTTAATCTTCTGACGTATATTTCGGTGGTTTTCCTCTGAAGGAATTGACCGAAATTTTCCGTTTTTCTGGACGCGGAAATTCCACCCCAGGAAGTCAAAGCCATCTGTCGTTTTGGTCAGCTTGGTCTTTTCTTCGCTGATTTCCATCCCACGCTCTGCCAAGAATTCTTTCACTCTATTGAGTATTTTCTCAGCATTATCTTTTGGCTTTAGGATAAATACCATATCGTCTGCATAACGCAAACTGGTGTGAATATCCTCTATTCCATCAAGTGCAATATTGGCAAGGAGAGGGCTGACGACACCCCCCTGAGGGGTGCCTTGGTCTGGAAAGTGTGGGTCAACTCCTGCTTTGAGGCATCGGTATATTCCCTTTTTAATAGATGCGGGGGCTATTACCCTCTCCATAATGGTGGTATGAGAAATACGGTCAAAACACTTTTTGATGTCTAGTTCAATTACCCTTTTGTTGATTCCGTTTGAAGATGACCTTAAGTGACCAAATAGGCGTTTTTGTACGTCTTGAGTACATCTGCCCGGACGGAATCCGTAGCTGTCACCGCTGAATAGTGCCTCATGGGCAGGCTCTAAGGCATATTTAACTAGACATTGCCATGCTCTGTCAGCCAATGTCGGAACTTTGAGCACCCGGGTTTTTCCGTTCTTTTTAGGGATTGGTACTTTCCGGAGTCGATTATGCTTCCAGTCAGGTGCATAATCGTTCAATGCTTCTACTAATTCCCATCGCTGTCTGTAGTTTAGGCTTGACAGGCCATCCACTCCAGCCGTTCTCTTACCTTTATTTAATTGTGACACTTGACGGACGGCCAAAAGCTGCGCTGCTCGGGACTTCAGTATCAGTTTCTGTAGAGACCGCGCCTTCTTCAAGTCACCAGCCCGAACTGCTTTATACACACGCTTTTGTAGGCGGAATAGGTTTTGGCGGAGTTTCTTCCACTTTTGCTTCTTCCAAAGTTCACTATGATTGCTCACGTGTCTAACTATGCTCTCCAATAAACCTGTATATTCTGAATACCCGTGCCCAGTTTAAGAGCACATCCTACCCGACAGTGGGGATTAAGTTTGGCATAACTTACTACAAGAACGACCCTCTTGCAGACCCATTATTTGCTGTCGTTTTTACTTGTTCCGTCTGTTGGATTGTTATGACGATTTAGGGCAGTCCATTTCGCCCATCCTCATCTCAGAGATTACTACTATCGTCCTAACAATGTAGTGAGAATAAGAGGATGCCATCTACACGTATTTAACAGGTTTGTAGTGTCATTATAGGACGCTTTTCCAGGAACTTTTGCTGCTGTTACCCATATCGCCTTCCCATTAGCGGCAGTGTGACGCAACCTGTTCGCCTCTGATTCCGCCCTGATGCCAGCTTCACTCTGATGAAATGCCGTTCATCTCGGTGTGGCCAGGTAGGGTGTCACTTATCTCCTAAAGGGCAGGGCTTTCACCTGCATCCGCCAGACAGTTAGGTTTGTGATTTACTCACGCGCCCTCTGAATCATACCCCTCCCGTTTCGGGAGGCTCCATACTCAGAAACAAGCCGCACTAGGACATAATTTATGTATCTCCTTAGATGGGGTACAAGAGCCAGCCGGAGACCTGGGAAAATCTGTGGGCTGGCTCTTAATGTGGACGTTTGTCGGCCACATTTTTATAATAACACAAAATAATCTTTTATTATAACATATTTTGAAAATTTTTGTAACAAATTTGTTAGGGAGTCGGGAGTCGGGAGTCGGGAGTCGGGAGTCGGGAGTCGGGTATCCCCCTATCTCACCATCTCCCCACACCTCAGACCCAGTAAGACTAAGAATGCTGCTTGTCAGCCGGTCAGGCGATATAGTATTTTTATCCGTTTTCTTGATCAAGATGAAACTCTATTACGTCACCCTCAACACTACCGAAGAAGCCAGTAAAATTAGTAAGGCATTACTGGAACAAAAGCTAGCTGTTTGTACTAACTGGTTTCCGATCACTTGTGCTTACTCTTGGGAAGGTAAAATTGTGGAAGAACCAGAGACAGTGCTGATTATCAAAACCTAGTCTGGCTATCGAGAAGACATTGAACAGGTAATTGGTAAATTACCTATACAAATTTGATTGCGGAAATTTCTCCTGAATCAGTCAACTCTGGTTTTATGGAATGGCTTAATAAAGAGGTTTCTCTTAAAGGTTGAATTTAGAAATTAGAGGAGATACTTGGCTCTATTTTCAACCAGCGGATAAAGAAGCAGTTCAACAAGCTATTGATGAAAAAGGTATACCATTGACATCCAAATTCCATCTCTTCGTCCAGTGTTCCCACTCTCTCCTTCGGAGGCTGATCGAGATTGAGCTCACCTAGGGCGGGAAGGGCTATAGTTTTGGATTTGATTAGTGGATTTGATTGATTGAGAAAGGGCTAAGGGCGTTCGCGTAGCGGCTCTTTGAGACCATCGCATTTTTGCCAGCTTATGCCACTCTGCTATTTTTGCTTAGTCCACCTATTTTACCATTTTTGATTTTTACGAGTAATCTACCATTCTGACGGTTTATAATTCTGTATTTAAAGATACACTTGATCTGGATTTGTCCACAAAGACTTTTATTCAGCTTGATCAGCTCAACGATTAAACCAAAAGAGGTTGGTCACACAACTTGCTTGAAAGGAGCATGGCTGAACAGAACGATTGTGATTCGGGTGTCAGCAGTGAGGCAATCAAATCAACAAGGGCGTGAATCTTGCCCAGTTGCCGTGGTAGGAAAACATCCCCGTGCAAAACATTAAACCTATGACACAGTTATCCCAGTTAAGACAAAAGACACTACCCAGTAATATTAATTCGGAATAATATACTGCATTTTTGCAGTTATGGCAACCCCCTCAAAACTATTGTTACAGTCACTTTAGTGCCTGTCTAAAATGCTGTCTAAAATGCTGTCTAAAATGGACAAAAGGCAATCTTAATCGGTTGCACCCCCCATTTGACTACCCAACACTCCCCGCCAATAATCAGAGGCTTCACCGAATCTTCATCTAAGTTTATTATTGTTTTTTATTGGCATGCTAGTTTGGTTCTGTATTAACCAATACAGAACTATCACCCTTGTCTGTCAACAGTTTCATGTAGCTTAAGCCCCTCACCAATGGAACTAAAAGCTGTGATCTAAGCATTTGGTTCTTTTGAGGATGGCTTGTGATCACGGTGCAATCGATTAGCCCAAATTCCGGTTTGATTACCCTTGTTATTGGTTAGTGTTTGAGGTGTCCACACCAGTTTGATCAGCCACGATATCAGCGTGCCTTTTGGCAAGGGGTTGATCATCCCGGGAATTTGGATGAGTTGGCAGACAAACGTTGCTCAACCCTGAACATTGTCCAAGGAGAAGAAATCCCAATGCAAAAGCTAGAACTAGAGACAGAATCTCGGGAGCAGACCCTACTGAAAAAACTGTCTCAGAGCAAGCTTGACAAGATACCTTTGGGGTTTTGCACTGCCTTTTGGCAGTTATGGAAGCCCTATCACCAGTATCTTTACTGTCGTTGCCTCCAGTGGATGGGAAACAACCATACCGATGCTGAAGAAGCCCTATCCAGAGCTAGTCTCAAAGCGTGGGATAAATTGCCAGACTATGCTGGAAAGATTACTAATTTCAAAGCCTGGCTGACTCGACTGACCTATAACCTCTGTATGGATATGCATCGAGAACGCAAACAACAGGGAATAAACACAGACAGTCTTGAGGAGATAGCGATCGCACAATGCCAGATCATCAACGAAACTGATTCATGTCCTCTGTCAGCTATCCTTTCTGTGGAAATGGAGATGTACCTCCGGGATGCGATCAATACGCTACCTATCAAACATCGCACTCCCTTGCTCCTGCACTACTATCAGGAAAAGTCTTATGAAGAGATTGCCCAACACCTTGCTATCTCCCAGGACAACGTTCGTAAGCGAATTCAACGGGCACGAGAAATGCTACAAAAGCAGTTGCATCAGTATTGTTCAGAGTATTGTTCAGAGTTGAATGGTTCTGAGGTGGAAAGGACGCGATCGCATAAATCTGCCAGATCTGACTCTCCAGTCCCGATGGGTATGGGCTGCAGTTTAGAATCAATCGATTACAAGATCACTACTACCTGTCTCGAAGCACTACCCGAGTGCTGGTTCCAATCATCCAGCCTGATTGCTTAGCAGGGCAAAGTGTGGGGCGGGGGCGCGGGGAGTGTGGGGCGGGGGCGCGGTGTTATTGTGGCTAATCCCGATTCCCGATTCCCGATTCCCGATTCCCTGTTCCCTGTTCCCTGTTCCCTGTTCCCTAGTCAAAAAAAAGCTCCAAACTCAAAAAATTTGTCACAAACCCCATGGTGAGATCGTTTTATATATAGAAGCCAAGGAAAGTAAGCAGAGCATCCCGAACAGGGCAAATGCATTCCCTAAAGCTGGGAATCAGCCAAGGTGGGATGTCTGTTTACCTATGATTTGGTTCTAAATTGATCAATTGGGATATTATATCGGATCAACATGTCTAACATCAAGAAGATTTTTGCTGCTTTTACCCAGTCAGCTCTTTGCGTCCTGTTGACTGCTTCCCTAGTATTGGGCTTCGCTACCAGTGCATTTGCTGGAAATATCGAAACTGTAGAAGCTGGTCCAATCTGGAGCAATAGTGATGCTCAAGGCAAATGCCCAGCAACTTGTGAAAATTACGACTCAGGCTACAAGTGGAATGGTCAGTGGTGGACCACAGTACCTAACGAGATGTCAGTTTGTCAATGTGCCAAGTCTCCTGTAGCAATCGAAGCTGGCCCAATCTGGAGCAATGATGATGCTCAAGGCAAATGCCCCACAACTTGTAGCGATGCTGGCTTCGGCTACGAATGGGATGGTCAGTGGTGGACCACTGAATGGAATGTGATGTCAGTTTGTGAATGTGTAGTGTAATCAACTAACACTTTCTCAAATTGCTAATAGAGTGTACAAGCTAACTCTAGCTGTGTCTCTGATAGCACTTGCGCATTAACTTTATCATTTCCCTAAGGTAGGGTGGGCAGTTAATTGGCTCACCCTACCTCTAGGCTGATTAGACTTGATCTAACTTGCCGATTTGTTGGATAGTTTTATTGTAAGCATTCAGCCGTCAGCGGTCAGCCGTGAGCTTTCCATAACTCAGATTAAACTTTTGCTTACTTGTTTGATTCAAAAGTTCCGTAGCGTCCTAATCGTCCATAAGCACATCAAGTAGCGTTGTCGTAGCGCATTAGCTGATAGCTGATAGCTGAATGCTTAGGTTTTATAGATAGATTTTTGTTGATAGTAAGCAGTAAACAGTAAACAGGTTAGAATGAAACAGTTGTATCGAATTTCCCTAACTATTGTTAGCTTATTCCTGTGTTTGGTCACTTTGAGCAGTTGCAGCAACAACCTTGCTAACACTGATCAACTAGAAGGGCAAGTGTTAAGCATTATCCGGAATAATCCAGAGGTGATTTTAGAATCGGTGCAGGCTTACCAGCAGGAAAAACAGCAAGAGCTAGCCCAATCCAGGCAAGCATTTTTGCAGCAAATGATGACACAGCCAACATCGATAATTGGGAATTCTCCTACTACTGGTGTGGCGGAAAATAAAGTTGTGCTGTTGGAGTTTTCTGACTTTCAATGTCCATTTTGTGCCCAAGCTAACCAAAGCGTAAAGGATTTTATGGACAAACATTCCGATCAGGTAACCTTAGTATATAAGCATTTGCCTCTGACTCAGATTCATCCTCAAGCACTCCCTGCTGCTAAAGCAGCTTGGGCGGCTTTTCAGCAAGGGAAATTCTGGGAGTATGAAGATGCCCTGTTTGAGCAGCAAGATAACTTGGATGAAGAATTGTATGTAGCGATCGCCCAAGAACTTAATCTAGATCTAGAGCAATTTAATCGCGATCGCATCAGCGTTGGAGCCGAAGCTGCCATTAGGGACGATCTGAAATTAGCCCAGACCTTAGCTGTTAATGGTACTCCTTTCTTTGTGTTCAACACAGAAGTACTCCAAGTTCCTCTCAACCTATCAGAAATGGAGACTATTCTGGCACAGGTCAGATCATAATATAGTATTTCTATTTGAGTTGTAAAAACACGTTTTGCGGCAAGAGGCAAAAGGCAAGAGGCAAAAGGCAAGAGGCAAAAGGCAAGAGGCAAAAGGCAAAAGGCAAAAGGCAAGAGGCAAAAGGCAAGAGGCAAAAGGCAAAAGAGATCTGAAGTTTTATTGGACAATAAAAAAATACCGTCAGCCGTCAGCTATCAGCCGTCAGCCGTCAGCTGATAGCTGATAGCTGATAGCTGATAGCTAATAGCTTCATGCTTACGCAAAACCTTGAAGTTTATTTACAAAATTAGTGACAATTAGTGACAAATTACTGTGACTTTGCCAGGATGATAGAGCAATCTTTACAACAGATAATCAGAACAGGACTAACTGTTTCAAGGGAAAGGTTACTGCTAAATGTCAAGAAGCCCTACCACATGCTTAGTACCAATCACCCAAGCTTCTGGGGTGGAAATGAGCGCTCACCTGGTCTTAGATAGTAAACCAACTAGACAAGGTCTGAAGCTAAACACATTAAATAAGTATATCCAGCAGCATCCTACAGGATGGAAGAAACGTCGAGAACTGGCAAAGCTGCTGTATACTATGGGTCGCTGGCAGGAGGCAATTGAAGAGTATCGCCACGTCATAGAAAGCCAGCCCCAATTAATTGACGTACGGCTGCAACTGGGCAAGATATTCCAGTTGATGGCCAGAAAGGCTGAGGCCATTGAAGTGTATCAAAGTGCCTTGCCCTGGTCGGGGAATATTGCCACTCAGCACCATGTGGCTGGCTTGATTGAAGTCTGTCGCGGACGCCAAAGGCAGGCAGCCAAGCTGTTTTCTTTAGCAGCATCCACAGAACCAGACAACCCAGCTCATGGCCATGCTCTGGCACAGGTTCACCTGAATCGGGAATCTCCTGTAGAAGCCTTACAGGTATTCAATAGAATTTTGGAATTTAACCCAGATGACCTGATCGCTTTGCGAAACAGTTATCAACCCCTCTTAGCAGTGGGTGACTTTCCAGAAGCATCCCGCCGTTTGGAGCGATCGCATCAGTTAGCCCCCAAAGATTTCCCCACTCTTAAACAGTTAGCGGATCATCGCTGTCGTTTGGGATTAGTCTCAGGTCAAGAGGGCAAGCAGACAAAACAGTTAATTCGAGCTGCTCTACAACTAGCTCCCGATGCCCCTGATGCTCATAATTCCCTGGGAATGTATCACATTTGCCGAGGGGAGTGGACAAAAGGGATAGCGCTATTGCAACAGTTTATCCAGAAACATCCCAACAGTCCCAGTGGCTGGTATTACTATGCCCGCTGTCTTTTCCACACAGGGGATTCCCAAGGGGCTGCTTCGGCAATTCTCAAGGCTTATGGATTGTACCCAAACTATCGCGAAATATATCGTGCGATGGCTGAGATTTTGCCAACGGCGGGAAAACTGGATGATTTACAGCCTTTAGTGACAGAAATGCTGGATTATTTTCCAGAATCCTGGAGTATTTGGTCAAAAGCAGGGCAAGTATTGGTGGAACACTTTAATGATGCCACTAAGGGCTGTCGTGTTTCTGCCTTGGCAGTGGCACTAATGCCCCAGTTAGCATCACCATGGTTTCACCATGGTCGTGTCCTCGCCCTAGCGGGGAAACATTTTGAAGCACTAGAGGCTTTGCAAGAAGGATGGCAGAGGTTACCAGAACAGGGCGGTTACCTACAATCGGTTCCAGCGGCTGTGTGCCTGGCTCAGAGTTATCAGGCCCTTGGTGATCACCCTAGCAGTCGCAAGTGGTGGACAGAAGCTTGCGATCGCGCCAAAGCATTGATGGACTATAACCCAGCTTCGGCCTATTACTGGCAAGGCAAAACCTTGTGGGTGTTGGGGGATAAAACCAGAGCGATGCAGGCTTACCGCAGTGCTTTGAGCCATCAATTGCTTTATCCCACTCGTGGAGAGCTTAAACCGTTGGAGCAACAGTGAAGTAAAACTGGACTCCAAAAGCGTAAGCTATCAGCTATCAGCTAATGCCCGTAGCGCATATGCTTACTAAAGAGTGGCCTAACCACAAGCTAAGCTTGTGGTTAGGCCACTCTTTAGCTCTTTGTACTAGAGTGAAAGTTAGCGTAATTACTGCTAACTTTCACCATGGCTAGAATTCGAGGTATAGGGATGATTATCCAAGCCCTAATACCAGTTATTTACCTATTAGTAGTTATTATCACCTTAGCCACGATTGTGCTGGATATCAACAGTCTTGTGGGTGAACCAGTACAAAAAATCAATAGCGCTTTGGTGACTATGAGTGGCAAGTTAGAGCAAACTGGAAATGTTATTGGTAGTGCCATAGAACCGATTGGTAATATAGATAAACAACTCGCTAAAACTGTCGAAACAATTGATAGTATTCCTGAAGTAATAGAGCTTCCGGCTATTCCGATTCCTGATGCAGAACTGCCCATTAAACCAAAAGTTAAATTGAGCAGCAGGGAGTTAACAAAGCCAGTTTTGTTCGTATTTGATATTCCCAATATTCCTAAAGAACCTATTCTTAAGATTCCTAAGGTGCGAGTTGAAATTGAAAAGGTGCCTGTTGCTTTACCTGATATTCCTGGAGTAAAGGTTAGTGTATCAGGACTAAAACAAACTAAAGCGCTTTTAACGAAGAATGTTGAAATTATTCGCAGCTTAAATAAAGTTATTGGTATTCTTCCCAATCTTGAAGTGATTAGAAACCATTACCAAAGACTAATTGTTGGGGAGGAGGGGTTAGTAGTAATTATTCAAAAAATTTGCCATAATCTATTGGTTATGATCATCCTGTTGGCAGGTATTGTGATGCTTTCACTACCCTGGTTGGTTGTGAAATACATCAAGTGGGCTTCCCCTCAGGTAACTGCTGGATGGCAATTATTAAGGGGAGTATCTCAATAGGGAGCAGGGAGCAGGGAGCACGTAACAGATAAGACAACAAAAATTATATGTACTTGATTAGACTATAAACCGCTTTAGCTGGACAAGGTGATTAATTGAATAGAGATAAGATAATAGAGGTAATAAGATGAGAGTTGATCAAAGCAGTGGTTTAAGGCAACGACTTAATGGTATAATCCTGATTATCTATGCCTTAATACCGATTATCCTAGTAGTGGTATTTTTGATTACTTTTTTAACAATTTTATATGACATAAAGAGTCTGGTGAGCGGCCCTTTGGTGGAAATCAATAACACCTTAGTGGAGGTTAAGGAAAGTACTCAGAAGGCAAAAGAGGAAATTGCTAATATCCTTGAACCAATCAAAACAGTAAACGCAGAAGTGCAAGAAGCCTTCGAGATAGTTGAACAGATTCCTACAGGAGTGAGTTTGCCTGATCTTGGCATCCCAGATGTTAATCTTCCGGTGAAACCAGATGTCAACTTGGGGGGTGGATTTCCTCCTAAGGTGAATATCGAGATGAAAGAGG
Encoded proteins:
- the ltrA gene encoding group II intron reverse transcriptase/maturase; protein product: MKMSKTRGFAPQSEWKKVNWRKLEKTVFKLQKRIYQASNRGDVRVVRKLQKTLIKSWSAKMIAVRRVTQENKGKKTAGVDGVKSLTPKQRLTLVSNLKVSKKAQPTRRVWIPKPGRKEKRPLGIPTMYDRALQALAKQALEPEWEAKFEPNSYGFRPGRSCHDAIEAIFNSIKQKPKWVLDADIAKCFDKINHNALLTKLNTYPSMRRLIKSWLKAGVMDSGTFSPTDEGTPQGGVISPLLANIALHGMEQAIWDYANSVKGKKTHYKKGLALIRYADDFVILHQDQKVVEECLEVINNWLHDMGLELKPSKTQMTYTFNGFEFLGFNIRQYKVGKNHSKQGFKTIIKPSKDAILEHFERLSKVIDRHKAAPQEALIKHLKPIIRGWCNYYRGVCSKETFQDLGYMLWNKLQRWGYRRHPKKTKTWVNKKYWGTIGEDNWIFMADEDNYLPKHAKTEIIRHKKIQDTRSPYDGDLIYWSTRMREHPEMPAQSGRLLRKQKGKCAHCGLTFRPGDSMEMHHILPRALGGNNFDENLELLHLTCHDAKHGKKVNALELDENPF
- a CDS encoding reverse transcriptase domain-containing protein, which encodes MSNHSELWKKQKWKKLRQNLFRLQKRVYKAVRAGDLKKARSLQKLILKSRAAQLLAVRQVSQLNKGKRTAGVDGLSSLNYRQRWELVEALNDYAPDWKHNRLRKVPIPKKNGKTRVLKVPTLADRAWQCLVKYALEPAHEALFSGDSYGFRPGRCTQDVQKRLFGHLRSSSNGINKRVIELDIKKCFDRISHTTIMERVIAPASIKKGIYRCLKAGVDPHFPDQGTPQGGVVSPLLANIALDGIEDIHTSLRYADDMVFILKPKDNAEKILNRVKEFLAERGMEISEEKTKLTKTTDGFDFLGWNFRVQKNGKFRSIPSEENHRNIRQKIKAIVNNSNYGAEIKATKLAPIVRGWRNYHSSCDMSSSRDSLWFMNNTAHRKFRKEKKVSRYRANELCKKGFPKVGYKQNQHVSVKGTKSPYDGDLVYWSQRNSRLYSDNTSDALKRQNHSCGFCGLRFLEDEDVHLHHIDGNHDNWSKNNLLAVHQSCHQQIHSLHSEGRGYLGAV
- the cutA gene encoding divalent cation tolerance protein CutA gives rise to the protein MKIFVTNLLGSRESGVGSRESGVGYPPISPSPHTSDPVRLRMLLVSRSGDIVFLSVFLIKMKLYYVTLNTTEEASKISKALLEQKLAVCTNWFPITCAYSWEGKIVEEPETVLIIKT
- a CDS encoding sigma-70 family RNA polymerase sigma factor gives rise to the protein MRCPHQFDQPRYQRAFWQGVDHPGNLDELADKRCSTLNIVQGEEIPMQKLELETESREQTLLKKLSQSKLDKIPLGFCTAFWQLWKPYHQYLYCRCLQWMGNNHTDAEEALSRASLKAWDKLPDYAGKITNFKAWLTRLTYNLCMDMHRERKQQGINTDSLEEIAIAQCQIINETDSCPLSAILSVEMEMYLRDAINTLPIKHRTPLLLHYYQEKSYEEIAQHLAISQDNVRKRIQRAREMLQKQLHQYCSEYCSELNGSEVERTRSHKSARSDSPVPMGMGCSLESIDYKITTTCLEALPECWFQSSSLIA
- a CDS encoding mannan-binding lectin produces the protein MSNIKKIFAAFTQSALCVLLTASLVLGFATSAFAGNIETVEAGPIWSNSDAQGKCPATCENYDSGYKWNGQWWTTVPNEMSVCQCAKSPVAIEAGPIWSNDDAQGKCPTTCSDAGFGYEWDGQWWTTEWNVMSVCECVV
- a CDS encoding thioredoxin domain-containing protein, which encodes MKQLYRISLTIVSLFLCLVTLSSCSNNLANTDQLEGQVLSIIRNNPEVILESVQAYQQEKQQELAQSRQAFLQQMMTQPTSIIGNSPTTGVAENKVVLLEFSDFQCPFCAQANQSVKDFMDKHSDQVTLVYKHLPLTQIHPQALPAAKAAWAAFQQGKFWEYEDALFEQQDNLDEELYVAIAQELNLDLEQFNRDRISVGAEAAIRDDLKLAQTLAVNGTPFFVFNTEVLQVPLNLSEMETILAQVRS
- a CDS encoding tetratricopeptide repeat protein, whose amino-acid sequence is MSRSPTTCLVPITQASGVEMSAHLVLDSKPTRQGLKLNTLNKYIQQHPTGWKKRRELAKLLYTMGRWQEAIEEYRHVIESQPQLIDVRLQLGKIFQLMARKAEAIEVYQSALPWSGNIATQHHVAGLIEVCRGRQRQAAKLFSLAASTEPDNPAHGHALAQVHLNRESPVEALQVFNRILEFNPDDLIALRNSYQPLLAVGDFPEASRRLERSHQLAPKDFPTLKQLADHRCRLGLVSGQEGKQTKQLIRAALQLAPDAPDAHNSLGMYHICRGEWTKGIALLQQFIQKHPNSPSGWYYYARCLFHTGDSQGAASAILKAYGLYPNYREIYRAMAEILPTAGKLDDLQPLVTEMLDYFPESWSIWSKAGQVLVEHFNDATKGCRVSALAVALMPQLASPWFHHGRVLALAGKHFEALEALQEGWQRLPEQGGYLQSVPAAVCLAQSYQALGDHPSSRKWWTEACDRAKALMDYNPASAYYWQGKTLWVLGDKTRAMQAYRSALSHQLLYPTRGELKPLEQQ